The proteins below are encoded in one region of Fusobacterium massiliense:
- the pyrE gene encoding orotate phosphoribosyltransferase — translation MLDREIINALLDIKAVELRVDKENWFTWASGIKSPIYCDNRLTMSYPKIRKQIAEGFVKKIKELYPNVDYIVGTATAGIPHAAWISDIMDLPMLYVRGSAKDHGKTNQIEGKYENGKKVVVIEDLISTGKSSVLAAQALQEEGLEVLGVIAIFSYNLNKAKEKFDEAKIPFSTLTNYDVLLELAKETGLIGDKENQILVDWRNNL, via the coding sequence ATGTTAGATAGAGAAATAATAAATGCATTGTTAGATATTAAAGCTGTTGAATTGAGAGTTGATAAAGAAAATTGGTTTACTTGGGCATCTGGAATAAAATCACCTATATACTGTGACAATAGACTTACTATGTCTTATCCTAAAATAAGAAAGCAAATAGCAGAAGGTTTTGTTAAAAAGATTAAAGAACTATATCCTAATGTTGACTATATAGTTGGAACAGCTACTGCTGGTATTCCTCATGCTGCTTGGATAAGTGATATTATGGATTTACCAATGTTATATGTTAGAGGTTCTGCTAAAGACCATGGAAAGACTAACCAAATAGAAGGGAAATATGAAAACGGTAAAAAAGTTGTGGTAATAGAAGATTTAATTTCAACTGGGAAATCTTCTGTTTTAGCAGCACAAGCTTTACAAGAAGAAGGATTAGAAGTTTTAGGAGTAATTGCAATATTTAGTTATAACTTAAATAAAGCAAAAGAAAAATTTGATGAAGCTAAAATACCTTTTTCAACTCTTACAAACTATGATGTGTTGTTAGAACTTGCAAAAGAAACAGGGCTTATTGGAGATAAGGAAAATCAAATTTTAGTTGATTGGAGAAATAATCTATAA
- the pyrF gene encoding orotidine-5'-phosphate decarboxylase, with translation MKKEVIIALDFPTLEKTLEFLDKFKEEKLFVKVGMELYLQNGPVVIDEIKKRGHKIFLDLKLHDIPNTVYSAAKGLAKFNIDILTVHAAGGSEMLKGAKRAMTEAGVNTKVIAITQLTSTSEEDMRKEQNIQTSIEESVLNYARLAKESGIDGVVSSVLETKKIREQSGEDFIIVNPGIRLAEDSKGDQKRVATPIDANRDGASYIVVGRSITGNENPEERYRLIKNMFELGDKYEK, from the coding sequence ATGAAAAAAGAAGTTATAATAGCACTAGATTTTCCAACATTAGAAAAAACTTTAGAATTTTTAGATAAATTCAAAGAAGAAAAATTATTTGTAAAAGTTGGAATGGAGTTATATTTACAAAATGGACCAGTGGTAATAGATGAAATTAAAAAAAGAGGACATAAAATTTTCTTAGATTTAAAATTACATGATATTCCAAATACTGTTTACTCTGCTGCAAAAGGGTTAGCTAAATTTAATATTGATATTTTAACTGTTCATGCAGCAGGTGGTTCTGAAATGCTAAAAGGAGCTAAAAGAGCTATGACAGAAGCAGGAGTAAATACAAAGGTTATAGCTATAACTCAACTCACTTCTACAAGTGAAGAAGATATGAGAAAAGAACAAAATATCCAAACAAGTATAGAAGAATCTGTTTTAAACTATGCTAGACTTGCAAAAGAAAGTGGAATTGATGGAGTGGTATCCTCTGTTCTTGAAACAAAGAAAATTAGAGAACAAAGTGGAGAAGACTTTATTATAGTAAACCCAGGAATAAGATTAGCAGAAGATTCAAAAGGTGACCAAAAAAGAGTTGCTACTCCAATAGATGCTAATAGAGATGGAGCAAGTTATATTGTTGTCGGTAGATCAATAACTGGAAATGAAAATCCAGAAGAAAGATATAGACTTATAAAAAATATGTTTGAACTGGGGGATAAATATGAAAAGTAA
- a CDS encoding dihydroorotate dehydrogenase, which translates to MSERLRVQIPGLDLKNPIMPASGCFAFGIEYAELYDISKLGAIMIKAATKEPRFGNPTPRVAETSSGMLNAIGLQNPGVDKIISNQLKKLEEYDIPIIANVAGSDIEDYVYVADKISKAPNVKALELNISCPNVKHGGIQFGTDPSVARNLTEKVKAVSSVPVYVKLSPNVTDIVAMAKAVEAGGADGLTMINTLVGIVLDRKTGKPIIANTTGGLSGPAIKPVAIRMVYQVAQAVNIPIIGMGGVMDEWDVIDFISAGASAVAVGTANFTDPYVCPKIIDNLESALDKLGVNHILELKGRAFR; encoded by the coding sequence ATGAGTGAAAGATTAAGAGTACAAATTCCAGGTTTAGATTTAAAAAACCCAATTATGCCAGCCTCTGGTTGCTTTGCTTTTGGAATAGAGTATGCAGAACTTTATGATATTTCAAAATTGGGTGCAATTATGATAAAGGCAGCAACGAAAGAACCAAGATTTGGAAACCCAACACCAAGAGTAGCAGAAACTTCTAGTGGAATGTTAAATGCAATAGGTTTACAAAATCCAGGAGTTGATAAAATAATTTCTAATCAATTAAAAAAATTAGAAGAGTATGATATTCCAATAATAGCAAATGTTGCAGGTAGTGATATAGAAGACTATGTGTATGTAGCAGATAAAATTTCAAAAGCTCCTAATGTAAAAGCTTTAGAACTTAATATATCTTGTCCTAATGTAAAACATGGAGGTATACAGTTTGGAACAGATCCAAGTGTTGCAAGAAATCTAACTGAAAAAGTAAAGGCTGTTTCATCAGTGCCAGTTTATGTAAAATTATCTCCTAATGTAACAGATATAGTTGCAATGGCAAAAGCAGTTGAAGCTGGTGGAGCAGATGGACTTACAATGATAAACACTTTAGTAGGTATAGTTCTTGATAGAAAGACTGGAAAACCAATAATAGCCAATACGACAGGGGGATTATCAGGACCAGCTATAAAACCTGTGGCAATTAGAATGGTATATCAAGTTGCACAAGCAGTTAATATTCCAATAATTGGTATGGGTGGAGTTATGGACGAATGGGATGTAATAGATTTTATTTCAGCAGGAGCAAGTGCTGTTGCTGTAGGGACTGCTAACTTTACAGACCCTTATGTTTGTCCTAAGATAATTGATAATTTAGAATCAGCCTTAGATAAACTAGGAGTTAATCATATTTTGGAGTTAAAAGGAAGAGCTTTTAGATAG
- a CDS encoding dihydroorotate dehydrogenase electron transfer subunit, with amino-acid sequence MKLKRNRRDFMKMEDCTVEENVQIAKDTYKMKIKGNFVKECRTPGQFVNIRIGDGREHVLRRPISISEIDRGENLVTIIYRIVGEGTKFMADIKKGNEVDVMGPLGRGYDVLSLQKGQTALLVGGGIGVPPLYELAKQFNKRGIKTITILGFNTKDEVFYEEEFKEFGEVYISTVDGSVGTKGFVTDVIKKLQDENNLVFDKYYSCGPALMLKALINTVGENGYISLENRMACGIGACYACVCKRRKKEKNKDDYTRVCYDGPVYLASDVEIE; translated from the coding sequence ATTAAACTTAAAAGAAATAGGAGAGATTTTATGAAAATGGAAGATTGTACAGTTGAAGAAAATGTACAAATAGCAAAAGATACATATAAAATGAAAATAAAAGGAAACTTTGTAAAAGAATGTAGAACTCCTGGGCAATTTGTAAATATTAGAATAGGGGATGGAAGAGAACATGTGTTAAGAAGACCCATTTCAATTTCTGAAATTGATAGAGGAGAAAATTTAGTAACTATAATATATAGAATAGTTGGAGAAGGGACTAAATTTATGGCTGATATAAAAAAAGGAAATGAAGTAGATGTCATGGGACCCTTAGGAAGAGGCTATGATGTTCTTTCATTACAAAAAGGTCAGACAGCTCTTCTTGTTGGTGGAGGAATAGGAGTTCCTCCTCTATATGAACTAGCTAAACAATTTAATAAAAGAGGAATAAAAACTATCACAATATTAGGATTTAACACAAAAGATGAAGTTTTTTATGAAGAAGAATTTAAAGAATTTGGAGAAGTCTATATTTCAACAGTTGATGGAAGTGTAGGAACAAAAGGATTTGTAACTGATGTTATAAAAAAACTTCAAGATGAAAATAATCTAGTTTTTGATAAATATTATAGTTGTGGACCTGCTCTTATGTTAAAAGCATTGATAAATACAGTTGGAGAAAATGGATACATTTCACTTGAAAATAGAATGGCTTGTGGAATAGGAGCTTGTTATGCTTGTGTTTGTAAGAGAAGAAAAAAAGAAAAAAATAAAGATGATTATACAAGAGTTTGCTATGATGGACCAGTTTATTTAGCTAGTGATGTTGAGATTGAATAA